TGGTGGAGCGCGCCGCGTGACCTGACCATTCACGTCCCGCCTGATCTGCGCTCCGGCAGCACCCGGGCATGGTGGGAGGTGCCGCCGGAGTCCGTATACGCCTTTACCTTTTATGTCTTTCAGCAACTCAATCGCTGGCCGAGCAATGGTGACGAAGACTATGCCCGCAACCTGCACAGCCTCTCGGCTTATTTCACACCGGCGTGTCGAGCCTTCCTGCAGGCCGACTATGAATACCGGCGCAGCACTGGTGAGCTGCGCCAACGGATGCGGGGCATCTATGAGATTCCGGGGCGTGGCTATGGCGACAATCCCACCGACCGGGTGCGTGTGCTGTCTGCCCGGGATTGGGTGGTTACGCTCGATCTGACCGCCGAGGAATACCACGGATCGGAGCAAGTCAAACGTGCCTTTGTGCGCTACCCGATCAAGGTCGCTCGGGTGGATGTAGACCCGGCGAGCAACCCCTTCGGTCTGGTTCTCGACTGCTACGACGGTGCGCCTCAGCGCATCACTGT
Above is a genomic segment from Halopseudomonas litoralis containing:
- a CDS encoding PFL_4703 family integrating conjugative element protein; translated protein: MSRFKNEVTHLHAHIKTLRMGVAALLLVTLIMAGGWWSAPRDLTIHVPPDLRSGSTRAWWEVPPESVYAFTFYVFQQLNRWPSNGDEDYARNLHSLSAYFTPACRAFLQADYEYRRSTGELRQRMRGIYEIPGRGYGDNPTDRVRVLSARDWVVTLDLTAEEYHGSEQVKRAFVRYPIKVARVDVDPASNPFGLVLDCYDGAPQRITVSAPDTLTRSGLGLQGDSL